The Pseudomonas asiatica genome has a segment encoding these proteins:
- the serC gene encoding 3-phosphoserine/phosphohydroxythreonine transaminase, whose product MSKRAFNFCAGPAALPDAVLQRAQAEMLDWRGKGLSVMEMSHRSDDYVAIAEKAEQDLRDLLSVPSNYKVLFLQGGASQQFAEIPLNLLPENGTADYIETGIWSKKAIEEGRRFGNVNVAASAKPYDYLAIPGQNEWKLTKNAVYVHYASNETIGGLQFDWVPETGDVPLVVDMSSDILSRPIDVSQYGLIYAGAQKNIGPSGLVVVIVREDLLGRARSSCPTMLDYKVSADNGSMYNTPATYSWYLSGLVFEWLKEQGGVDAMEQRNRAKKDRLYGFIDSSEFYTNPISHNARSWMNVPFRLADERLDKAFLAGADARGLLNLKGHRSVGGMRASIYNALGLEAVEALVAYMTEFEKEHG is encoded by the coding sequence GTGAGCAAACGAGCCTTTAACTTCTGCGCAGGCCCTGCCGCGCTTCCTGACGCTGTTCTGCAGCGCGCCCAGGCCGAGATGCTGGATTGGCGTGGCAAGGGCTTGTCGGTGATGGAAATGAGCCATCGCAGCGACGATTACGTGGCCATCGCCGAAAAGGCCGAGCAGGACCTGCGTGACCTGCTGTCCGTCCCCTCCAACTACAAGGTGCTGTTCCTGCAGGGCGGCGCCAGCCAGCAGTTCGCCGAAATCCCGCTGAACCTGCTGCCGGAAAACGGCACCGCCGACTACATCGAAACCGGCATCTGGTCGAAAAAGGCCATCGAGGAAGGGCGCCGCTTCGGCAACGTCAACGTCGCCGCCAGCGCCAAGCCCTACGATTACCTGGCCATCCCGGGCCAGAACGAGTGGAAGCTGACCAAGAACGCTGTCTACGTGCACTATGCGTCCAACGAGACCATCGGTGGCCTGCAGTTCGACTGGGTGCCGGAAACCGGTGACGTACCGCTGGTGGTCGACATGTCGTCCGACATTCTCTCGCGCCCGATCGACGTGTCGCAGTACGGCCTGATCTACGCCGGCGCGCAGAAGAACATCGGCCCGAGCGGCCTGGTAGTGGTGATCGTGCGCGAAGACCTGCTGGGCCGCGCCCGCAGCAGCTGCCCGACCATGCTCGACTACAAGGTCTCGGCCGACAACGGCTCGATGTACAACACCCCGGCCACCTACTCCTGGTACCTCTCGGGCCTGGTGTTCGAATGGCTGAAAGAGCAGGGTGGCGTCGATGCCATGGAGCAGCGCAACCGTGCCAAGAAAGACCGCCTGTACGGTTTCATCGACAGCAGCGAGTTCTACACCAACCCGATCAGCCACAATGCCCGTTCGTGGATGAACGTGCCGTTCCGCCTGGCTGACGAGCGCCTGGACAAGGCCTTCCTCGCCGGCGCCGATGCCCGTGGCCTGCTCAACCTCAAGGGCCACCGTTCGGTAGGCGGCATGCGCGCCTCCATCTACAACGCCCTGGGTCTTGAAGCAGTCGAAGCCCTGGTGGCCTACATGACCGAATTCGAGAAGGAGCACGGCTGA
- the pheA gene encoding prephenate dehydratase, which yields MSEHELKALRVRIDSLDEKILELISERARCAQEVAKVKTASLAEGEKPVFYRPEREAAVLKRVMERNKGPLDNEEMARLFREIMSSCLALEEPLKIAYLGPEGTFTQAAAMKHFGHAVISRPMAAIDEVFREVAAGAVNFGVVPVENSTEGAVSHTLDSFLEHDMVICGEVELRIHHHLLVGENTKTDSITRIYSHAQSLAQCRKWLDAHYPNVERVAVSSNAEAAKRVKGEWNSAAIAGDMAANLYGLTRLAEKIEDRPDNSTRFLMIGSQEVPPTGDDKTSIIVSMSNKPGALHELLVPFHQNGIDLTRIETRPSRSGKWTYVFFIDFVGHHRDPLIKAVLEQISQEAVALKVLGSYPKAVL from the coding sequence ATGTCCGAGCACGAACTGAAGGCGCTGCGCGTTCGCATCGACAGCCTCGACGAGAAGATCCTCGAGCTGATCAGCGAGCGCGCCCGTTGCGCCCAGGAAGTGGCCAAGGTCAAGACCGCCTCGTTGGCGGAAGGCGAAAAGCCGGTGTTCTACCGCCCCGAGCGTGAAGCAGCCGTGCTCAAGCGCGTGATGGAGCGCAACAAGGGCCCGCTGGACAACGAAGAGATGGCGCGGCTGTTCCGCGAAATCATGTCGTCGTGCCTGGCCCTGGAAGAGCCGCTGAAAATCGCCTACCTCGGCCCTGAAGGCACCTTCACCCAGGCCGCGGCCATGAAGCACTTCGGCCACGCGGTGATCAGCCGGCCGATGGCGGCCATCGACGAAGTGTTCCGCGAAGTGGCGGCCGGTGCCGTCAACTTCGGCGTGGTACCGGTGGAAAACTCCACCGAAGGCGCGGTCAGCCACACCCTGGACAGCTTCCTCGAGCACGACATGGTGATTTGCGGCGAGGTCGAGCTGCGCATCCACCACCACCTGCTGGTGGGCGAGAACACCAAGACCGACAGCATCACCCGCATCTACTCCCACGCCCAGTCGCTGGCCCAGTGCCGCAAGTGGCTGGACGCGCACTACCCGAACGTGGAGCGCGTGGCCGTGTCGAGCAATGCCGAGGCGGCCAAGCGGGTCAAGGGCGAGTGGAACTCGGCGGCGATCGCCGGCGACATGGCGGCCAACCTGTACGGTTTGACCCGCCTGGCCGAAAAGATCGAAGACCGCCCGGACAACTCCACGCGCTTCCTGATGATCGGCAGCCAGGAAGTGCCGCCGACCGGCGACGACAAGACCTCGATCATCGTTTCGATGAGCAACAAGCCGGGTGCCTTGCACGAGCTGCTGGTACCGTTCCACCAGAACGGCATCGACCTGACTCGCATCGAGACCCGCCCATCGCGCAGCGGCAAGTGGACCTACGTGTTCTTCATCGACTTCGTCGGCCACCACCGCGACCCGCTGATCAAGGCGGTGCTCGAGCAGATCAGCCAGGAGGCTGTGGCGCTGAAGGTGCTGGGTTCGTATCCGAAGGCGGTGCTTTGA
- a CDS encoding bifunctional prephenate dehydrogenase/3-phosphoshikimate 1-carboxyvinyltransferase → MINRLVVVGLGLIGGSFAKGLRESGLCREVVGVDLDAPSRKQAVALGVVDRCEEDLAAACVGADVIQLAVPILAMEKLLARLAQLDLGDAVITDVGSAKGNVVRAAREVFGGRLPRFVPGHPIAGSEQSGVEASNATLFRRHKVILTPLAETDPAALALVDRLWRELGADVEHMSVERHDEVLAATSHLPHLLAFGLVDSLAKRNENLEIFRYAAGGFRDFTRIAGSDPTMWHDIFLANRDAVLRTLDTYRSDLDALRDAIAEGDGHQLLGVFTRARVAREHFSKILARRAYVDAMNANDLIFLAQPGGRLSGRIRVPGDKSISHRSIMLGSLAEGTTEVEGFLEGEDALATLQAFRDMGVVIEGPNHGRVTIHGVGLHGLKPPPGPLYVGNSGTSMRLLSGLLAGQPFDVTMTGDASLSKRPMNRVANPLREMGAVVETGPEGRPPLTIRGGHKLKALTYTLPMASAQVKSCLLLAGLYAEGKTTVTEPAPTRDHTERMLRGFGYSVDSNGPVASLQSGGKLTATRIEVPADISSAAFFLVAASIAEGSELVLEHVGINPTRTGVIDILRLMGGDITLENQREVGGEPVADLRVRGAKLKGIDIPEELVPLAIDEFPVLFVAAACAEGRTVLRGAEELRVKESDRIQVMADGLITLGIKCEPTPDGIIIDGGQLGGGEVHGHGDHRIAMAFSVASLRASAPIRIHDCANVATSFPNFLALCAEVGIRVAEEGKS, encoded by the coding sequence ATCATCAACCGCCTGGTCGTGGTCGGCCTCGGCCTGATCGGTGGCTCGTTCGCCAAGGGCCTGCGTGAAAGCGGCCTGTGCCGCGAAGTGGTCGGTGTCGACCTGGACGCGCCCTCGCGCAAGCAGGCCGTGGCCCTGGGCGTGGTCGACCGCTGCGAAGAAGACCTCGCTGCAGCCTGTGTCGGTGCCGATGTCATCCAGCTGGCCGTGCCGATCCTGGCCATGGAAAAACTGCTGGCCCGCCTGGCCCAGCTCGACCTTGGCGATGCTGTCATCACCGACGTCGGCAGCGCCAAGGGCAACGTAGTGCGCGCCGCGCGGGAAGTGTTTGGGGGGCGCCTGCCGCGCTTCGTCCCCGGCCACCCCATCGCCGGCTCCGAGCAGAGCGGGGTAGAGGCCTCCAACGCCACCCTGTTCCGTCGGCACAAGGTCATCCTCACGCCGCTGGCCGAAACCGACCCGGCCGCCCTGGCCCTGGTCGACCGCCTGTGGCGCGAGCTGGGCGCCGATGTGGAGCACATGTCGGTCGAACGCCACGACGAAGTGCTTGCCGCCACCAGCCACCTGCCGCATCTGCTGGCCTTCGGCCTGGTCGATTCACTGGCCAAGCGCAATGAAAACCTCGAAATCTTCCGGTACGCTGCGGGAGGCTTCCGCGATTTCACGAGAATCGCCGGCAGCGACCCGACCATGTGGCACGACATCTTTCTCGCCAACCGCGACGCTGTCCTGCGCACGCTTGATACATATCGCAGCGATCTCGACGCCTTGCGCGACGCGATCGCTGAAGGGGACGGGCACCAGCTGCTGGGTGTATTCACCCGCGCACGCGTTGCCCGCGAGCATTTCAGTAAAATCCTGGCCCGCCGGGCCTATGTGGACGCTATGAACGCCAACGATCTGATTTTCCTGGCCCAACCGGGTGGCCGCCTGTCAGGGCGAATCCGCGTACCGGGCGACAAGTCGATTTCCCACCGCTCGATCATGCTCGGCTCGCTGGCCGAAGGCACCACCGAGGTCGAAGGCTTCCTCGAGGGTGAGGACGCGCTGGCGACCCTGCAGGCATTCCGTGACATGGGTGTGGTCATCGAAGGCCCGAACCACGGTCGCGTGACCATTCACGGTGTCGGCCTGCACGGCCTCAAGCCACCACCCGGGCCGCTGTATGTGGGCAACTCGGGTACCTCGATGCGCCTGCTTTCGGGCCTGCTGGCCGGCCAGCCGTTCGACGTGACCATGACCGGCGACGCTTCGCTGTCCAAGCGCCCTATGAACCGTGTGGCCAACCCGCTGCGCGAAATGGGTGCCGTGGTCGAGACCGGCCCTGAGGGCCGCCCGCCGCTGACCATCCGCGGTGGCCACAAGCTCAAGGCGCTGACCTACACGCTGCCGATGGCCAGTGCCCAGGTCAAATCCTGCCTGCTGCTGGCCGGCCTGTACGCCGAAGGCAAGACCACCGTCACCGAGCCTGCGCCAACCCGTGACCACACCGAGCGCATGCTGCGCGGCTTCGGCTACAGCGTCGACAGCAACGGCCCGGTGGCCTCGCTGCAGTCCGGCGGCAAGCTCACTGCCACCCGTATCGAAGTGCCGGCCGACATTTCCTCGGCGGCGTTCTTCCTGGTGGCGGCGTCCATCGCCGAAGGCTCCGAACTGGTGCTGGAGCACGTTGGCATCAACCCGACCCGTACCGGCGTGATCGACATCCTGCGCCTGATGGGCGGCGACATCACCCTGGAAAACCAGCGTGAAGTCGGCGGCGAGCCGGTGGCCGACCTGCGTGTGCGTGGTGCCAAGCTGAAGGGTATCGACATCCCTGAAGAGCTGGTGCCACTGGCCATCGACGAGTTCCCGGTGTTGTTCGTCGCCGCTGCCTGTGCCGAAGGGCGTACCGTGCTGCGTGGTGCCGAAGAGCTGCGTGTGAAGGAATCCGACCGTATCCAGGTCATGGCCGACGGCCTGATCACCCTGGGCATCAAGTGCGAGCCGACCCCGGACGGCATCATCATCGACGGCGGCCAGTTGGGTGGCGGCGAAGTGCATGGCCACGGTGACCACCGTATCGCCATGGCCTTCAGCGTTGCCTCGCTGCGCGCCAGCGCACCGATCCGCATCCACGATTGCGCCAACGTCGCCACCTCGTTCCCCAACTTCCTGGCGCTGTGCGCCGAAGTGGGCATCCGCGTGGCGGAAGAGGGCAAGTCGTGA